The following are encoded together in the Parabacteroides chongii genome:
- a CDS encoding HAD-IIIC family phosphatase — protein MEYFVFRNNTIEIFFGASEFEYSGYGDISFIPTDATSYIWFYQVPFKSDIASLVGEISEYFDKLRLVYQQLPENRQLIVFTLENLFPLKYSSENYELTQEIERFNSNIYSFSKEHQNVKFIDFSEFIRNYSLEEVVDWKYYFISQIGLNPKLAVSFRKWFTQKINEIQLKRKKCLVLDLDNTLWGGILGEDGISGIKIGGDYPGNAFLYFQEALAELTRKGIILTVCSKNNEQDVLDVWNKNPYIVLKNDYITTYRINWKNKADNIQDIATELNIGLDSFVFIDDNPAERELVRQLLPMVAVPDFPDKPYDLPSFFKSLLNDYFRIYTLTDEDKQKAAQYKANANRQKELCKFTNLDEYLGSLNIEVEVQSLNEYNLSRIAQMTQKTNQFNLTTKRYNDSDLLAFAKDGWKIYCIKVKDKFGDSGITGTMFLKPNGKSWIIDTLLLSCRILGKGIEEVFVQSVLQKLRSEGIEFVEAVYIPTMKNAQVANFYEKMGFTIVDNKESLKTYSLDLKEYGVKIKTFYKIQFK, from the coding sequence ATGGAATATTTTGTTTTTCGAAATAATACAATTGAAATCTTCTTCGGAGCATCCGAATTTGAATATAGTGGTTATGGTGATATATCATTTATTCCGACTGATGCTACTTCCTATATTTGGTTTTATCAAGTTCCGTTTAAATCGGATATAGCTTCTTTAGTAGGTGAAATATCTGAGTATTTTGATAAATTAAGACTTGTCTATCAACAATTACCAGAGAACAGACAATTGATTGTTTTTACGTTAGAGAATTTATTTCCTCTTAAATATAGTAGTGAAAACTATGAACTAACTCAAGAAATAGAAAGATTCAATTCCAATATATATTCTTTTTCAAAAGAACATCAAAATGTGAAATTTATAGATTTTTCGGAATTTATACGAAATTATTCTTTAGAAGAAGTTGTTGATTGGAAATATTATTTTATTTCTCAGATTGGATTAAATCCTAAACTGGCTGTATCTTTTCGAAAATGGTTTACTCAGAAAATTAATGAAATCCAATTGAAGCGTAAAAAATGTTTGGTTTTGGATTTAGATAATACGCTTTGGGGAGGTATCTTGGGAGAAGATGGTATAAGTGGAATAAAGATTGGGGGGGATTATCCGGGTAATGCTTTTTTATATTTCCAGGAAGCATTAGCAGAATTGACTCGAAAAGGTATCATTCTCACTGTCTGCAGTAAAAATAATGAGCAGGATGTATTGGATGTTTGGAATAAGAATCCATATATAGTCTTGAAAAATGATTATATAACGACTTATAGGATCAACTGGAAGAATAAAGCAGATAATATTCAGGATATAGCTACAGAGTTAAATATAGGATTAGATAGTTTTGTTTTCATAGATGATAATCCTGCGGAAAGAGAATTAGTAAGACAGTTATTACCGATGGTTGCTGTTCCTGATTTTCCAGATAAACCATATGATCTGCCAAGCTTTTTTAAATCATTATTAAATGATTACTTCCGGATTTATACATTAACAGATGAGGATAAGCAAAAAGCTGCTCAGTACAAAGCGAATGCAAATAGACAAAAAGAATTATGTAAATTTACGAATTTGGATGAATATCTGGGGAGTCTGAATATAGAGGTAGAGGTTCAATCTCTTAATGAATATAATTTATCTCGTATTGCTCAAATGACTCAAAAGACAAATCAGTTTAATTTGACGACTAAGCGTTATAATGATTCTGATTTGTTAGCATTTGCGAAAGATGGATGGAAGATCTATTGTATTAAAGTAAAAGATAAATTTGGTGACAGTGGTATAACTGGAACAATGTTTTTGAAGCCGAATGGAAAGTCTTGGATAATTGATACTTTGTTACTAAGTTGCCGAATTTTAGGAAAAGGAATAGAAGAGGTATTTGTTCAATCTGTTTTACAAAAGTTACGATCAGAAGGTATTGAATTTGTTGAGGCTGTCTATATTCCTACAATGAAGAATGCTCAAGTCGCTAATTTCTATGAAAAAATGGGCTTTACAATCGTTGATAATAAGGAGTCTCTTAAAACGTATTCTTTAGATTTAAAAGAATATGGTGTAAAAATTAAAACATTCTATAAAATACAATTTAAGTAA
- a CDS encoding acyl carrier protein, with protein MEERILNVLKQTFGLDQVDTTISQQTCAKWDSMNHLNLIISIESEFDISLEPEEIAELKSYDSIKSLLEAKLK; from the coding sequence ATGGAAGAGCGTATATTAAATGTGCTAAAACAAACTTTTGGTTTAGATCAAGTTGATACAACAATTTCACAACAGACATGTGCTAAATGGGATTCAATGAATCATCTTAATTTAATAATTTCAATCGAATCAGAGTTTGATATATCTTTGGAACCAGAAGAAATTGCAGAATTGAAAAGTTATGATTCAATTAAGAGTCTTTTAGAAGCAAAGTTGAAATAA
- a CDS encoding glycosyltransferase family 2 protein: MMYAPIIVSVYDRLEHLRRCVESLKANKLAIESILYVVSDAAYKEEHVDKIRKVRDYISSINGFKEVRPVFREKNLGAQKSIGLVLDDVLSTNDSFIFLEDDIVVSNDFLQYLNDGLVYYREQKNIFAICGFKAPFDLPSDYKEDVFFYPCNSPWGFATWKDRWESVNHDYYDRYSELKKDKKKFKEFLSIGFYIKGILQADSRKEIVAGDLRVYYHMFQHNMCSVFPVKSKTQNWGFDGTGEHCGDKNVWWAKPNLGQSDSSVRFISYKGYNDDILKKSRSFQDEINGGFLAKYLKYTWLHDIYKKLKRISDKILLLKNVEK, translated from the coding sequence ATGATGTATGCACCTATCATTGTATCCGTTTATGATCGATTGGAACATTTACGGAGGTGTGTAGAGTCTTTGAAAGCCAATAAATTGGCTATCGAGTCTATATTGTATGTAGTTTCAGATGCAGCATATAAAGAGGAGCATGTTGACAAAATACGGAAAGTACGTGATTATATTTCTTCAATAAACGGTTTTAAGGAAGTACGACCTGTTTTTAGGGAAAAGAATTTAGGAGCCCAGAAATCTATAGGTTTAGTTTTGGATGATGTATTGTCTACGAATGATTCTTTTATCTTCCTGGAAGATGATATTGTTGTTTCTAATGACTTTTTGCAATATTTAAATGATGGTTTGGTTTACTATAGAGAGCAAAAAAACATTTTTGCAATTTGTGGTTTTAAAGCACCGTTCGATTTACCCTCTGATTATAAAGAAGACGTTTTTTTCTATCCCTGTAATTCTCCATGGGGATTTGCGACATGGAAAGATCGATGGGAGTCTGTAAATCATGATTATTATGATCGTTATTCAGAACTGAAGAAGGACAAAAAAAAGTTTAAGGAGTTTCTTTCTATTGGTTTTTATATAAAAGGGATTTTACAAGCTGATTCACGAAAAGAAATTGTGGCTGGAGACCTACGAGTTTACTACCATATGTTCCAGCACAATATGTGTTCTGTCTTTCCTGTTAAATCTAAAACTCAAAATTGGGGATTTGATGGTACTGGAGAACATTGTGGAGATAAAAACGTTTGGTGGGCAAAACCTAATTTAGGTCAATCAGATTCATCCGTTCGGTTTATTTCTTATAAAGGATATAATGATGATATATTAAAAAAATCCAGATCTTTTCAAGATGAGATAAATGGAGGATTTTTGGCTAAATATTTAAAATATACTTGGCTTCATGATATATATAAGAAATTAAAGAGAATTTCAGATAAAATCTTATTGCTAAAAAATGTAGAGAAATGA
- a CDS encoding glycosyltransferase family 10 domain-containing protein, which translates to MKINLISTDVEIFKKQLSSNWKTDGYEFFFNSQEDIVWDSVIVYENINQYYHLKCRKGGFFFISGEPPIVKVYSRSFLTLFDHVISAHKLKHLNNHRDQQALPWYFGYNFREKSPSFSYEEIEQMDVPLKRKKISFITSTRTFLPGHKERLRFLKRIQSEFGDDVDFYGRGINIVDDKASALLQYKFSICIENSCINDYWTEKIADPFLAYTVPIYYGCKNIKRYFPENSVRLIDIQDVKEAIDEIGAIIANADSIYNEMLPSIKESRNRLLFVYNIFPFVIAYINKYIDISSKEIVEKEITPYVMYPVNIVDDMLLRMKRILLKRF; encoded by the coding sequence ATGAAGATTAATTTGATATCTACAGATGTAGAAATATTTAAGAAACAATTGTCTTCTAACTGGAAAACAGATGGATATGAATTTTTTTTCAATTCGCAAGAAGATATTGTTTGGGATTCTGTGATTGTTTATGAAAATATAAATCAATACTATCATTTAAAATGTAGAAAAGGAGGATTTTTTTTCATATCAGGAGAACCTCCAATTGTAAAGGTTTATTCTCGATCTTTTTTAACTTTATTTGATCATGTTATATCTGCTCATAAACTAAAGCATTTGAATAACCATAGAGATCAACAAGCTTTACCATGGTATTTTGGTTATAATTTTCGTGAAAAAAGTCCATCATTTTCTTATGAAGAGATTGAACAAATGGATGTTCCTTTAAAAAGGAAGAAAATATCATTTATTACTTCTACACGAACATTTCTTCCGGGACATAAAGAACGGTTGAGATTTCTAAAAAGAATACAGTCTGAGTTTGGTGATGATGTAGACTTTTATGGTAGAGGAATTAATATTGTTGATGATAAAGCATCTGCTTTATTACAATACAAATTTTCAATTTGTATTGAGAATTCATGTATAAATGATTATTGGACAGAGAAAATAGCAGATCCATTTTTAGCATACACGGTTCCTATATATTACGGATGTAAAAATATTAAACGATATTTTCCGGAGAATTCAGTTAGACTAATTGATATTCAGGATGTGAAAGAAGCAATTGATGAAATTGGAGCAATAATAGCTAATGCAGATTCTATTTATAATGAAATGTTACCCTCTATAAAAGAGTCAAGAAATAGATTATTATTCGTATATAATATATTTCCATTTGTAATAGCATATATCAATAAGTATATTGACATCTCTTCTAAAGAGATAGTTGAAAAGGAGATTACTCCTTATGTTATGTATCCTGTAAATATAGTAGATGATATGTTGTTAAGAATGAAAAGAATACTTTTAAAACGTTTTTAA
- a CDS encoding glycosyltransferase family 4 protein: protein MKILYDHQMFSMQKYGGVTRYFCNLMQNLPQNMEYELPIVYSENHYLKEMMGLELKQISLISSFRIKRRVYYFFNDRVSCKHIKKGEFDLFHPSYYSTYFLKSIKKPFVLTVHDMIHEKFHDLFSPYDKTTEYKKNLINKAEHVIAVSQCTKNDIVDLFDINPDKISVVHHGYESFATPVDRLFDSYILYVGDRKNYKNFNFFIKSVAPLLAQNRELKIVCTGMPFSKEELLLFSEEKIQNQLIQLSVNDRQLASLYKYALLFVYPSLYEGFGIPILEAFKNKCPVCLSDASCFPEVAGEAACYFDPYDSDSILDAVSKVINDEEYADTLRNRGEMKVEEYSIKRMVDSTCDIYYKCV from the coding sequence ATGAAGATATTATATGACCATCAAATGTTTTCCATGCAAAAATATGGAGGTGTAACTCGCTATTTTTGTAATCTAATGCAAAATCTGCCGCAGAATATGGAATATGAATTACCTATTGTCTATTCTGAGAATCATTATTTGAAAGAGATGATGGGGTTGGAACTTAAGCAGATTTCGTTGATATCTTCCTTTCGTATAAAGAGACGTGTATATTATTTTTTTAATGATAGAGTATCCTGCAAACATATAAAGAAAGGTGAGTTTGATCTGTTTCATCCGTCATACTATTCTACTTATTTCTTAAAATCTATCAAGAAGCCTTTCGTATTAACGGTGCATGATATGATTCATGAGAAATTTCATGATTTGTTCTCTCCCTATGATAAAACTACTGAATATAAAAAGAACTTGATCAATAAGGCAGAGCATGTTATTGCTGTTAGTCAATGTACTAAAAATGATATAGTAGACTTGTTCGACATAAATCCCGACAAGATATCAGTCGTTCATCATGGTTATGAATCTTTTGCGACCCCGGTGGATCGCCTTTTTGATTCTTATATTCTATATGTTGGCGATAGGAAGAATTATAAGAACTTCAATTTTTTCATAAAATCCGTAGCTCCTTTACTTGCGCAAAACAGAGAACTGAAAATTGTTTGTACCGGAATGCCGTTTAGTAAGGAGGAATTACTGTTATTCTCGGAAGAGAAAATACAAAATCAATTAATCCAGTTATCTGTAAATGACAGACAATTGGCTTCATTGTATAAATATGCATTGTTGTTTGTATATCCATCTTTGTATGAAGGTTTTGGAATACCTATTTTGGAAGCTTTTAAAAACAAATGTCCTGTTTGTTTAAGTGATGCTAGTTGTTTTCCTGAAGTGGCAGGGGAAGCTGCTTGCTATTTTGATCCGTATGATAGTGATTCTATCTTGGATGCTGTATCCAAAGTTATAAACGATGAAGAATATGCTGATACGTTGCGAAATAGAGGGGAAATGAAGGTTGAAGAGTATTCAATAAAAAGGATGGTTGATTCAACATGCGATATTTATTATAAGTGTGTATGA
- a CDS encoding glycosyltransferase family 2 protein: protein MHNPVFSIITITYNASRWLEQTILNILSQSYSNIEYIIIDGGSTDGTVDIIERYASGISYWVSEPDKGIYDAMNKGLQKVTGDYVWFINAGDSLYTSDTVQRVASLIQKKKVLPDIIYGETSIIDENGNSLGRRRLKAPDKLSWKSFRMGMLVCHQSFITKRTIVPLYDLTYRYSADFDWCIRCMKQANKIYNTRMTLSNFLEGGVSTTQHKASLKERYEIMCKYYGTVSTSLLHVWFAIRFYTAKCLGKKV, encoded by the coding sequence ATGCACAACCCTGTTTTTTCAATTATAACAATCACTTACAACGCCTCCCGTTGGTTGGAACAGACTATTTTGAATATTCTGAGCCAGTCTTATTCCAATATTGAATATATCATCATAGATGGAGGCTCGACTGATGGAACGGTCGATATTATCGAGCGGTATGCTTCCGGTATTTCTTACTGGGTAAGTGAACCGGATAAAGGAATCTATGATGCGATGAACAAAGGACTCCAAAAAGTAACCGGTGATTATGTATGGTTTATTAATGCCGGTGATTCCTTATATACATCGGATACGGTTCAGCGGGTAGCGTCATTAATCCAAAAGAAAAAAGTTTTGCCGGATATTATTTATGGTGAAACCTCAATCATTGATGAGAATGGAAATTCTTTGGGAAGACGTAGATTGAAGGCTCCGGATAAATTGTCATGGAAAAGTTTCCGGATGGGGATGTTAGTTTGTCACCAGTCGTTTATAACAAAACGCACTATTGTTCCGTTATATGATTTAACATATCGTTATTCTGCTGATTTTGACTGGTGTATCCGTTGTATGAAGCAGGCAAATAAGATATATAATACGCGTATGACACTCTCTAACTTTCTGGAGGGAGGAGTTAGTACAACTCAACATAAAGCCTCTTTAAAAGAAAGATACGAGATCATGTGTAAGTATTATGGAACTGTATCGACATCCTTGTTACATGTATGGTTCGCCATACGGTTTTATACGGCGAAATGCCTGGGAAAGAAAGTTTAA